Proteins encoded in a region of the Mustelus asterias chromosome X, sMusAst1.hap1.1, whole genome shotgun sequence genome:
- the eif4ba gene encoding eukaryotic translation initiation factor 4Ba isoform X2, whose protein sequence is MASSGKKKQKKGKTLTLTDFLAEDSSGSTQFYIPSKPVSWADETDDLDSEVSTAWPGMEEDSHKPAINRALLPTAPRAARAPDVDMNRIPKQPPYTAFLGNLPYDVSEDSIRKFFHGMNISAVRLPRESTNQDRLKGFGYAEFDDVESLMNALSLNEEMLQNRRIRVDIADQAQEKERESGRGGDRDRIRDAEMESDWRARPTTNSNDDYPLRRMEDSFGDRTRDRYESRDRDGLRRDGDRYRDDGFRDRGYDRGSRRVFGSGFRRDNYDDKRSDDFRGGGDRYSDRYNDGFDRFDRRDERRSDFGSRDETRHEDRGSMQRPKLNLKPRSIPKEEVVRAPPAQSSGRSASIFGAAKPVDTTAKEREVEERLKKEQEKYQRQIEDQERGIKGVKQPRERHPSWRSEDQLERPRTASDSSQPSDTTASAGRVRRESEKSLDNDMFSKEEEPQSPVSKTTKPDQLPLKIVPAPPPKENAWTKRTVGGSNSNQSAEAEVPAPLSPASALPSKPLGSPSGKAGLVSPTHTNMKTPLKDDKAESEIKDKTSPKERGGANSGMSRGQNDGISKDRRKEPDRKDKKGRDSKPVPEPKKYEESPTPKFSSASKYAALMIDADEDDDSTD, encoded by the exons GGAAGAAGAAGCagaaaaagggaaagactcttacccTGACTGATTTTCTGGCAGAGGATAGTAGTGGGTCTACTCAGTTCTACATTCCCTCAAAGCCTGTCAGCTGGGCAGATGAGACTGACGACTTGGATAGTGAAG TTTCCACTGCCTGGCCTGGTATGGAAGAGGATAGTCATAAGCCTGCCATTAACCGGGCTTTGCTGCCAACAGCACCTCGTGCTGCTCGGGCACCAGATGTTGATATGAACCGAATTCCAAAGCAGCCACCCTACACCGCTTTTCTGGGCAATTTGCCTTATGATGTGTCTGAGGATTCCATCAGAAAGTTCTTCCATGGAATGAAT ATCAGTGCAGTGCGTTTGCCAAGAGAGTCCACCAACCAGGACAGATTGAAGGGATTCGGTTATGCTGAGTTTGATGATGTGGAATCACTGATGAATGCTTTGAGTCTCAATGAAGAG ATGTTGCAGAACCGAAGAATCAGGGTGGATATTGCTGATCAAGCTCAGGAAaaag AAAGAGAATCGGGCAGGGGAGGAGATCGGGACAGAATTCGTGACGCAGAGATGGAGTCTGATTGGAGAGCTAGGCCAACGACTAACAGCAACGATGATTATCCATTAAGAAGGATGGAAGATTCATTTGGGGACA GAACCAGGGACCGTTATGAGTCCCGTGACCGAGATGGTCTTCGTCGGGATGGAGATAGATACAGGGATGATGGCTTCAGGGATCGTGGGTATGACAGAG GCTCCCGGCGTGTATTTGGCAGTGGCTTCAGAAGAGATAATTATGATGACAAGCGGAGTGACGATTTCCGAGGTGGTGGTGATCGTTACAGTGACCGCTACAATGATGGATTTGACCGCTTTGATAGAAGAGATGAAAGGAGAAGTGACTTTGGCTCAAGAGATGAAACGAGGCATGAAGATAGAG GTTCTATGCAGAGACCTAAACTGAACCTCAAACCTCGCAGCATTCCAAAAGAGGAGGTTGTCCGAGCACCGCCTGCACAGTCATCTGGAAGATCTGCATCCATATTTGGGGCTGCCAAGCCAGTAGATACAACAGCTAAAGAACGAGAGGTTGAGGAGCGATTGAAAAAAGAGCAAGAAAAGTATCAGCGGCAAATAGAGGATCAAGAAAGGGGGATTAAAGGGGTTAAGCAGCCAAGGGAAAG GCATCCAAGCTGGCGCAGTGAGGATCAGCTGGAGCGCCCAAGGACTGCTAGTGATTCTTCACAGCCGTCTGATACCACTGCTTCTGCAGGGCGAG ttaggagagagagtgagaagtcATTGGACAATGATATGTTCAGCAAGGAGGAGGAACCACAGTCACCAGTGTCCAAAACAACTAAACCAGACCAACTTCCACTAAAGATTGTACCTGCCCCACCACCTAAAGAAAATGCCTGGACAAAGAGAACAGTTGGAGGTTCCAATAGTAACCAGAGCGCTGAAGCAGAAGTCCCAGCACCCCTCTCACCTGCTAGCGCACTACCAAGTAAACCACTCGG TTCACCAAGTGGTAAAGCTGGCCTAGTTTCACCTACACATACGAATATGAAGACACCACTTAAGG ATGATAaagcagaatctgaaataaaagacaAAACTTCACCCAAAGAACGTGGTGGTGCAAACAGTGGTATGAGCCGGGGACAGAATGATGGCATAAGCAAGGATCGAAGGAAGGAACCGGACAG GAAAGATAAAAAGGGCCGTGATTCAAAACCTGTACCTGAGCCAAAGAAATATGAAGAATCACCCACTCCT AAATTCAGCTCCGCCAGCAAATATGCTGCTTTGATGATTGATGCTGATGAAGACGACGACAGTACAGACTAA
- the eif4ba gene encoding eukaryotic translation initiation factor 4Ba isoform X1 — translation MASSGKKKQKKGKTLTLTDFLAEDSSGSTQFYIPSKPVSWADETDDLDSEVSTAWPGMEEDSHKPAINRALLPTAPRAARAPDVDMNRIPKQPPYTAFLGNLPYDVSEDSIRKFFHGMNISAVRLPRESTNQDRLKGFGYAEFDDVESLMNALSLNEEMLQNRRIRVDIADQAQEKERESGRGGDRDRIRDAEMESDWRARPTTNSNDDYPLRRMEDSFGDRTRDRYESRDRDGLRRDGDRYRDDGFRDRGYDRGSRRVFGSGFRRDNYDDKRSDDFRGGGDRYSDRYNDGFDRFDRRDERRSDFGSRDETRHEDRGSMQRPKLNLKPRSIPKEEVVRAPPAQSSGRSASIFGAAKPVDTTAKEREVEERLKKEQEKYQRQIEDQERGIKGVKQPRERHPSWRSEDQLERPRTASDSSQPSDTTASAGRATVRRESEKSLDNDMFSKEEEPQSPVSKTTKPDQLPLKIVPAPPPKENAWTKRTVGGSNSNQSAEAEVPAPLSPASALPSKPLGSPSGKAGLVSPTHTNMKTPLKDDKAESEIKDKTSPKERGGANSGMSRGQNDGISKDRRKEPDRKDKKGRDSKPVPEPKKYEESPTPKFSSASKYAALMIDADEDDDSTD, via the exons GGAAGAAGAAGCagaaaaagggaaagactcttacccTGACTGATTTTCTGGCAGAGGATAGTAGTGGGTCTACTCAGTTCTACATTCCCTCAAAGCCTGTCAGCTGGGCAGATGAGACTGACGACTTGGATAGTGAAG TTTCCACTGCCTGGCCTGGTATGGAAGAGGATAGTCATAAGCCTGCCATTAACCGGGCTTTGCTGCCAACAGCACCTCGTGCTGCTCGGGCACCAGATGTTGATATGAACCGAATTCCAAAGCAGCCACCCTACACCGCTTTTCTGGGCAATTTGCCTTATGATGTGTCTGAGGATTCCATCAGAAAGTTCTTCCATGGAATGAAT ATCAGTGCAGTGCGTTTGCCAAGAGAGTCCACCAACCAGGACAGATTGAAGGGATTCGGTTATGCTGAGTTTGATGATGTGGAATCACTGATGAATGCTTTGAGTCTCAATGAAGAG ATGTTGCAGAACCGAAGAATCAGGGTGGATATTGCTGATCAAGCTCAGGAAaaag AAAGAGAATCGGGCAGGGGAGGAGATCGGGACAGAATTCGTGACGCAGAGATGGAGTCTGATTGGAGAGCTAGGCCAACGACTAACAGCAACGATGATTATCCATTAAGAAGGATGGAAGATTCATTTGGGGACA GAACCAGGGACCGTTATGAGTCCCGTGACCGAGATGGTCTTCGTCGGGATGGAGATAGATACAGGGATGATGGCTTCAGGGATCGTGGGTATGACAGAG GCTCCCGGCGTGTATTTGGCAGTGGCTTCAGAAGAGATAATTATGATGACAAGCGGAGTGACGATTTCCGAGGTGGTGGTGATCGTTACAGTGACCGCTACAATGATGGATTTGACCGCTTTGATAGAAGAGATGAAAGGAGAAGTGACTTTGGCTCAAGAGATGAAACGAGGCATGAAGATAGAG GTTCTATGCAGAGACCTAAACTGAACCTCAAACCTCGCAGCATTCCAAAAGAGGAGGTTGTCCGAGCACCGCCTGCACAGTCATCTGGAAGATCTGCATCCATATTTGGGGCTGCCAAGCCAGTAGATACAACAGCTAAAGAACGAGAGGTTGAGGAGCGATTGAAAAAAGAGCAAGAAAAGTATCAGCGGCAAATAGAGGATCAAGAAAGGGGGATTAAAGGGGTTAAGCAGCCAAGGGAAAG GCATCCAAGCTGGCGCAGTGAGGATCAGCTGGAGCGCCCAAGGACTGCTAGTGATTCTTCACAGCCGTCTGATACCACTGCTTCTGCAGGGCGAG CTACAgttaggagagagagtgagaagtcATTGGACAATGATATGTTCAGCAAGGAGGAGGAACCACAGTCACCAGTGTCCAAAACAACTAAACCAGACCAACTTCCACTAAAGATTGTACCTGCCCCACCACCTAAAGAAAATGCCTGGACAAAGAGAACAGTTGGAGGTTCCAATAGTAACCAGAGCGCTGAAGCAGAAGTCCCAGCACCCCTCTCACCTGCTAGCGCACTACCAAGTAAACCACTCGG TTCACCAAGTGGTAAAGCTGGCCTAGTTTCACCTACACATACGAATATGAAGACACCACTTAAGG ATGATAaagcagaatctgaaataaaagacaAAACTTCACCCAAAGAACGTGGTGGTGCAAACAGTGGTATGAGCCGGGGACAGAATGATGGCATAAGCAAGGATCGAAGGAAGGAACCGGACAG GAAAGATAAAAAGGGCCGTGATTCAAAACCTGTACCTGAGCCAAAGAAATATGAAGAATCACCCACTCCT AAATTCAGCTCCGCCAGCAAATATGCTGCTTTGATGATTGATGCTGATGAAGACGACGACAGTACAGACTAA
- the eif4ba gene encoding eukaryotic translation initiation factor 4Ba isoform X3 — protein sequence MWKKKQKKGKTLTLTDFLAEDSSGSTQFYIPSKPVSWADETDDLDSEVSTAWPGMEEDSHKPAINRALLPTAPRAARAPDVDMNRIPKQPPYTAFLGNLPYDVSEDSIRKFFHGMNISAVRLPRESTNQDRLKGFGYAEFDDVESLMNALSLNEEMLQNRRIRVDIADQAQEKERESGRGGDRDRIRDAEMESDWRARPTTNSNDDYPLRRMEDSFGDRTRDRYESRDRDGLRRDGDRYRDDGFRDRGYDRGSRRVFGSGFRRDNYDDKRSDDFRGGGDRYSDRYNDGFDRFDRRDERRSDFGSRDETRHEDRGSMQRPKLNLKPRSIPKEEVVRAPPAQSSGRSASIFGAAKPVDTTAKEREVEERLKKEQEKYQRQIEDQERGIKGVKQPRERHPSWRSEDQLERPRTASDSSQPSDTTASAGRATVRRESEKSLDNDMFSKEEEPQSPVSKTTKPDQLPLKIVPAPPPKENAWTKRTVGGSNSNQSAEAEVPAPLSPASALPSKPLGSPSGKAGLVSPTHTNMKTPLKDDKAESEIKDKTSPKERGGANSGMSRGQNDGISKDRRKEPDRKDKKGRDSKPVPEPKKYEESPTPKFSSASKYAALMIDADEDDDSTD from the exons GGAAGAAGAAGCagaaaaagggaaagactcttacccTGACTGATTTTCTGGCAGAGGATAGTAGTGGGTCTACTCAGTTCTACATTCCCTCAAAGCCTGTCAGCTGGGCAGATGAGACTGACGACTTGGATAGTGAAG TTTCCACTGCCTGGCCTGGTATGGAAGAGGATAGTCATAAGCCTGCCATTAACCGGGCTTTGCTGCCAACAGCACCTCGTGCTGCTCGGGCACCAGATGTTGATATGAACCGAATTCCAAAGCAGCCACCCTACACCGCTTTTCTGGGCAATTTGCCTTATGATGTGTCTGAGGATTCCATCAGAAAGTTCTTCCATGGAATGAAT ATCAGTGCAGTGCGTTTGCCAAGAGAGTCCACCAACCAGGACAGATTGAAGGGATTCGGTTATGCTGAGTTTGATGATGTGGAATCACTGATGAATGCTTTGAGTCTCAATGAAGAG ATGTTGCAGAACCGAAGAATCAGGGTGGATATTGCTGATCAAGCTCAGGAAaaag AAAGAGAATCGGGCAGGGGAGGAGATCGGGACAGAATTCGTGACGCAGAGATGGAGTCTGATTGGAGAGCTAGGCCAACGACTAACAGCAACGATGATTATCCATTAAGAAGGATGGAAGATTCATTTGGGGACA GAACCAGGGACCGTTATGAGTCCCGTGACCGAGATGGTCTTCGTCGGGATGGAGATAGATACAGGGATGATGGCTTCAGGGATCGTGGGTATGACAGAG GCTCCCGGCGTGTATTTGGCAGTGGCTTCAGAAGAGATAATTATGATGACAAGCGGAGTGACGATTTCCGAGGTGGTGGTGATCGTTACAGTGACCGCTACAATGATGGATTTGACCGCTTTGATAGAAGAGATGAAAGGAGAAGTGACTTTGGCTCAAGAGATGAAACGAGGCATGAAGATAGAG GTTCTATGCAGAGACCTAAACTGAACCTCAAACCTCGCAGCATTCCAAAAGAGGAGGTTGTCCGAGCACCGCCTGCACAGTCATCTGGAAGATCTGCATCCATATTTGGGGCTGCCAAGCCAGTAGATACAACAGCTAAAGAACGAGAGGTTGAGGAGCGATTGAAAAAAGAGCAAGAAAAGTATCAGCGGCAAATAGAGGATCAAGAAAGGGGGATTAAAGGGGTTAAGCAGCCAAGGGAAAG GCATCCAAGCTGGCGCAGTGAGGATCAGCTGGAGCGCCCAAGGACTGCTAGTGATTCTTCACAGCCGTCTGATACCACTGCTTCTGCAGGGCGAG CTACAgttaggagagagagtgagaagtcATTGGACAATGATATGTTCAGCAAGGAGGAGGAACCACAGTCACCAGTGTCCAAAACAACTAAACCAGACCAACTTCCACTAAAGATTGTACCTGCCCCACCACCTAAAGAAAATGCCTGGACAAAGAGAACAGTTGGAGGTTCCAATAGTAACCAGAGCGCTGAAGCAGAAGTCCCAGCACCCCTCTCACCTGCTAGCGCACTACCAAGTAAACCACTCGG TTCACCAAGTGGTAAAGCTGGCCTAGTTTCACCTACACATACGAATATGAAGACACCACTTAAGG ATGATAaagcagaatctgaaataaaagacaAAACTTCACCCAAAGAACGTGGTGGTGCAAACAGTGGTATGAGCCGGGGACAGAATGATGGCATAAGCAAGGATCGAAGGAAGGAACCGGACAG GAAAGATAAAAAGGGCCGTGATTCAAAACCTGTACCTGAGCCAAAGAAATATGAAGAATCACCCACTCCT AAATTCAGCTCCGCCAGCAAATATGCTGCTTTGATGATTGATGCTGATGAAGACGACGACAGTACAGACTAA